A stretch of the Coprobacillus cateniformis genome encodes the following:
- a CDS encoding YdcP family protein produces the protein MELKHVIPNMEKTFGNLEFAGENKVEQRRINGRMTVVSRSFNLYSDVQRADDIIVVLPASAGEKNFESEEKVKLINPKITAEGYKIGTRGFTNYILSADDMVKA, from the coding sequence ATGGAATTAAAACACGTTATCCCAAACATGGAAAAGACATTCGGGAATTTGGAGTTTGCAGGTGAGAATAAGGTGGAACAGCGTAGGATCAACGGACGTATGACGGTCGTTTCCCGTAGCTTCAACCTTTATTCGGATGTACAGAGGGCAGATGATATTATCGTGGTGCTGCCCGCTTCTGCTGGTGAGAAGAACTTTGAATCAGAGGAAAAAGTGAAACTTATCAATCCTAAAATCACCGCAGAGGGTTATAAAATCGGCACAAGAGGATTCACGAACTATATCCTGTCAGCAGACGATATGGTGAAAGCATAA